One Campylobacter massiliensis DNA window includes the following coding sequences:
- a CDS encoding ABC transporter ATP-binding protein produces MLTEGSLLAIKDAGFFYEEGKFLFRNLSFEIERGQILAILGLNGQGKSTLMSCMMGILDLKEGQLSTQAKFGFLPQSFSVAFDYSVQDIVAMGRVRDISLFSKPSKRDVQICLDALESLEISHLKNKRFNSLSGGQKQLVLFARAIASKSEILFLDEPASALDIKNQDRVLSLIANLRSNSDASIVFTTHQPNHALAVADRTLILKDDLSYVYGLSAEVLNEENLNALYRVRMKTAEFDVAGKQIPSITQIFSAQVR; encoded by the coding sequence ATGCTAACAGAAGGTAGTTTGCTCGCGATCAAAGACGCGGGATTTTTCTACGAAGAGGGCAAATTTCTTTTTAGAAATTTGAGCTTTGAGATTGAGCGCGGTCAAATTTTAGCGATCTTGGGGCTAAACGGTCAAGGCAAAAGCACGCTGATGTCGTGCATGATGGGCATTTTGGATCTCAAAGAGGGACAGCTTAGCACGCAGGCAAAATTTGGCTTTCTGCCGCAAAGCTTTAGCGTGGCGTTTGATTACAGCGTGCAAGACATCGTGGCGATGGGGCGCGTGCGCGATATTTCGCTGTTTTCAAAGCCGAGCAAACGCGACGTGCAGATCTGCCTGGACGCGCTTGAGAGCCTTGAAATTTCGCATCTGAAAAACAAGCGCTTCAACTCGCTCTCGGGCGGTCAGAAGCAGCTCGTGCTCTTTGCCAGGGCGATCGCGAGCAAAAGCGAAATTCTGTTTTTGGACGAGCCTGCCAGCGCGCTTGATATCAAAAACCAAGACCGCGTGCTAAGCCTCATCGCAAATCTACGCTCAAATAGCGATGCGAGCATAGTTTTTACCACCCATCAGCCTAACCACGCCCTTGCGGTCGCCGATCGCACGCTCATTTTAAAAGACGATCTTAGCTACGTTTACGGGCTTAGCGCCGAGGTTTTAAATGAGGAAAATTTAAATGCGCTCTACCGCGTGCGGATGAAAACGGCGGAATTTGACGTTGCGGGCAAACAAATCCCCAGCATCACGCAAATTTTCAGCGCGCAAGTGAGGTAG
- a CDS encoding FecCD family ABC transporter permease, with protein sequence MKFSALLLLWILLFAVSLGIGQYPVSLEETGKILLGSSADETAKSVVLDIRIPRALLSSLCGGILALSGLALQAVFKNPLVGPHIVGVSTAAAFGGALCIMLGFGSYFIVGFAFFFGLAALFMLYFIAKFVSRSDVFSLILAGIVINGVFAALTSLVQYLANNEDVLPNIIYWLLGSFVRADYDKLVMLAAVSAPCVAALIAMRWRFNLLSLEDGDLKVLGVNIVRLRSVILIVCTLLVAAQVSVSGNIGWIGLVVPHVARMIFGSDHLRSMPACFVAGAVFMLAIDDVSRSISSSEVPLSIISALIGSPIFAILLKRSADANRR encoded by the coding sequence ATGAAATTTTCCGCCCTACTGCTGCTCTGGATCCTGCTGTTTGCGGTTTCGCTTGGCATCGGGCAGTATCCGGTTAGCCTAGAGGAGACGGGTAAAATTTTACTCGGCTCCTCCGCAGACGAGACGGCAAAGAGCGTCGTGCTTGATATCCGCATCCCGCGCGCTCTACTTTCGAGCCTTTGCGGCGGGATACTGGCGCTTAGCGGCCTCGCGCTTCAGGCGGTGTTTAAAAACCCGCTCGTAGGCCCGCACATCGTGGGCGTTAGCACCGCGGCGGCATTTGGCGGCGCGCTTTGCATCATGCTTGGCTTTGGCTCCTATTTTATCGTGGGCTTTGCCTTCTTTTTCGGGCTCGCCGCGCTTTTTATGCTCTATTTTATCGCCAAATTCGTCTCGCGCAGCGACGTCTTTTCGCTCATTTTAGCAGGTATCGTCATCAACGGCGTATTTGCTGCGCTAACAAGCCTCGTGCAGTATCTAGCCAACAACGAAGACGTGCTACCGAACATCATCTACTGGCTGCTGGGTAGCTTCGTGCGGGCAGACTACGACAAGCTCGTCATGCTCGCCGCCGTTTCGGCGCCCTGCGTCGCGGCGCTAATCGCGATGCGGTGGAGATTTAATCTACTCAGCCTCGAAGACGGCGATCTAAAGGTGCTCGGCGTAAACATCGTACGGCTGCGCTCGGTCATCCTCATCGTCTGCACGCTGCTAGTCGCCGCGCAGGTCAGCGTCAGCGGAAACATCGGCTGGATCGGCCTCGTGGTGCCGCACGTAGCCAGGATGATATTTGGCAGCGACCACTTGCGCTCCATGCCCGCTTGCTTCGTCGCAGGAGCCGTTTTTATGCTCGCCATCGACGACGTATCGCGCTCGATAAGCTCCAGCGAAGTGCCGCTTAGTATCATCTCCGCGCTCATCGGCAGCCCGATATTCGCCATCCTCTTAAAAAGGAGCGCCGATGCTAACAGAAGGTAG
- a CDS encoding ABC transporter substrate-binding protein: MSKFHSFALALALCASSLFADRVVTDQLGRDVTLPDEVKRIVVLQHQSLNALNELNALDKVVGVQESWEKSLGKNYIRLAPSLKDMPTPGDLKVINYEAVLKLKPDVVIVTNYIPQEYIDKMTELKIPVIAVSFQRSDAADKGKLNPTFKDDEAAYTEGFYDGIELLGKVANREKEAAELINFVKTSQEQLKAKFSDFIVDKRPKIYMANPDLTTYGSGKYTGIMFMRAGAQNVAADSIKGYKQVSAEQVLAWAPQMIFVQDRYPQVPAELKSNPQLANLSAVKEDKIYMMPEYAKAWGYPTAEAMALGEWWLAMKLYPKYFDEAEFDKKVEEFYQKFYRTSYK; this comes from the coding sequence ATGAGTAAATTTCACTCTTTCGCGCTAGCCCTTGCGCTGTGCGCGAGTTCGCTTTTTGCAGACCGCGTCGTAACCGATCAACTAGGTCGCGACGTCACGCTACCAGACGAAGTTAAGCGCATAGTCGTGCTTCAGCACCAAAGCCTAAACGCGCTGAATGAGCTAAACGCGCTGGACAAGGTCGTCGGCGTGCAGGAGTCGTGGGAAAAGTCGCTCGGCAAAAACTACATCCGCCTAGCGCCGAGCCTAAAAGACATGCCCACACCTGGCGATCTAAAGGTCATCAACTACGAAGCGGTGCTTAAGCTAAAGCCCGACGTCGTGATCGTCACGAACTACATCCCGCAAGAATACATCGACAAGATGACGGAGCTCAAAATCCCCGTCATCGCCGTTAGCTTTCAGCGCAGCGACGCCGCCGATAAGGGCAAGTTAAATCCGACCTTCAAAGACGACGAGGCGGCCTACACCGAGGGCTTTTACGACGGCATAGAGCTTCTTGGCAAGGTCGCAAACCGCGAGAAAGAGGCCGCCGAGCTAATAAACTTCGTCAAAACCTCGCAAGAGCAGCTAAAGGCTAAATTTAGCGACTTCATCGTGGATAAAAGACCTAAAATTTACATGGCAAATCCCGATCTCACGACCTACGGCAGCGGCAAATACACGGGCATAATGTTTATGCGTGCAGGCGCGCAAAACGTCGCGGCGGATAGTATCAAAGGCTACAAGCAGGTATCTGCAGAGCAAGTTCTAGCGTGGGCGCCGCAGATGATCTTCGTGCAGGATCGCTACCCGCAGGTGCCTGCCGAGCTTAAATCCAACCCTCAGCTTGCAAATTTAAGCGCGGTCAAAGAGGATAAAATTTACATGATGCCCGAATACGCCAAAGCGTGGGGCTATCCGACTGCCGAGGCCATGGCGCTTGGCGAGTGGTGGCTAGCGATGAAGCTCTATCCGAAGTATTTTGACGAGGCGGAATTTGACAAAAAAGTAGAGGAATTTTATCAAAAATTCTACCGCACGAGCTATAAATGA